Part of the Synechococcus sp. MU1643 genome, CCTGCCCCACGGATGCGATTCATGAACCTTTTGTTGTGGATGCAAGGCATTGCCTGGCCTTTCACACAATCGAAAACCGTGAGGACGACCTACCTGAAAACATTCGCGCTGCCCTTGGACCATGGGTAGCCGGGTGCGACATCTGCCAGGACGTCTGCCCCTGGAACCATCGAAGCTTGACCCAGAGCAGCGATCCCGACATGCAGCCACGCCCATGGTTGCTGAATCTGGACAAGCAGCAGATCCAGAACTGGGATGACAGCATCTGGGACAAAAACCTGCGGGGGTCGGCGTTGCGACGGGTTAAACCCTGGATGTGGCGACGCAACGCCGCTGCAGCACAACCGGATTCCACACCTACGCTTTAACTACTCCCCCCTCGCTCCAGTGCTGCGTCGAATTGGCTTCCGTCGAACGCTGGCGGCTGCGCTGGTCGTTCTGGGGGGTTGGTTCGGCACCCCAGCAGCCAACGCCCTGATCCCCTACGTCTACCTGCCCACCGAGAAGGAGCTCAAGGGCTCATCGATCGGCATCGGACGGACCGCTGCCCAGCTGCTGCAGCTGGGGCAAGCCAAGGAAGCAGCACGACGCGCGGCTCTGGCGGTGCGGCTAAACCCAAATGACGAACGGTTCTGGTCGATCCTGGCGGAGGCTCAACTCCGCAACAACAACCTCAAGGACGCAAGCCGGTCTCTAGCCCGCGCCAAGCAGCTGAATCCTGAAAAAGCCGGCCTGTGGTTCGCCGAAGCAGCGATCGCCCTTCGGGCAGAGCGACCGAACAATGCCGTTCTCTTAATTTCCCGCGGACTCCAATTGGATCCGAACAACGCTGCGGCCTATTTCGACCTTGGCAACGCCAGAATCATGCAGGGCGTACTCCCTCTGGCACTGAAGTCGTTCGAAAAAGCCACCGCTCTGAAGCCGGAGTTCTGGGAAGCCCTTAACAACCAAGCCCTGGTGCTTTATGAGATGGGCCAGCGTCAGGAAGCCGTGAGGCGTTGGCGCCGGGTGTTGAAGCTGGAGCCCAACGCGGAACCGATGCTGGCTCTGGCCGCAGCGCTGCATCAACAAGGTGAGCAGACCGAGGCAATCCAGCTGGCTTCCAGAGCGTTGGCCCAGAACCCCAACTACGTCTTGCCCCTGCATCAAACCGAACAGCTTTGGGGGGTGCGCATCCGTGAGGCGACGGCACAATTGCTGAGCGAGACGGAGCTCACCAACAGCGTGGAACGGGCCCAAGCCAACGCAACGTGGAAGAACAGACATTGACTATCTGTAGGCTGAGCGCCTTCCGGTCGGAGAGCGATAGACCGAATGGCTGAGGAGCGCGTTCAACCGATCGCCCTGCATCAGGAGATGCAGCGCTCCTACCTCGAATACGCGATGAGCGTGATCGTGGGTCGGGCGTTGCCCGATGCCCGAGATGGTCTCAAGCCTGTACAGCGACGCATCCTCTACGCGATGCAAGAACTGGGTCTTACCCCAGACCGTCCTTACCGCAAGTGCGCGAGGGTCGTCGGTGACGTGCTGGGCAAATACCACCCTCACGGGGATCAAGCGGTCTATGACGCCCTAGTGCGGCTTGTTCAGACCTTCTCCAGCCGTCATCCCCTGCTAGACGGCCACGGCAATTTCGGCTCGGTGGACGACGACCCACCGGCGGCGATGCGGTACACCGAAACCCGCCTCGCGCCGATCTCCCATCAGGCGATGCTTGAGGAGATCGGTGAAGACACCGTTGATTTTGCGCCGAACTTCGATGGATCCCAACAGGAACCCACCGTTCTTCCGGCCCAGCTTCCCTTCCTGCTGCTGAACGGTTGCTCCGGCATCGCCGTCGGCATGGCCACCAGCATTCCCCCGCACAATCTGGGAGAGGTGGTGGATGGCCTGATCGCCTTGATCCACAAGCCGGAGCTGAGTGACGACAAACTTCTGGAACTGGTCCCGGGGCCCGACTTCCCCACAGGTGGTGAAGTACTGATCAGCTCAGGCCTGCGAGACACCTATCTGCACGGCCGCGGCAGCATCCCGATGCGCGGGGTCGCCCACACCGAAGAAGTGCAACTCGGCAAGGGGCGCCATAAACGCAATGCCGTTGTGGTCACGGAACTGCCCTACCAGCTCAGCAAGGCCGGCTGGATTGAAAAACTGGCTGAATCTGTCAACGACGGAAAAATCGGCGGAATCGCCGACATCCGGGACGAAAGCGACCGCGAAGGCATGCGCGTGGTCGTGGAGCTGCGCCGCGATGCGGATCCGGAGAAGGTGCTGAAGGATCTGCAGCGTCGAACAGCGCTGCAAAGCAACTTCGGATCGATCTTGCTGGCCCTGGTGGATGGACACCCCCAGCAGCTGTCTCTACGCCAACTGCTCCAGACCTTCCTCGATTTCAGGGAATTGACCCTGATCCGGCGCACCAGTCATGCCCTGCGCAAAACCGAAGACCGGCTTGAGGTTGTGGAAGGACTGATCACAGCCCTGAACAATCTTCAGGCCGTGATCGCCATGATTCAGGAAGCGAATGACGCCGCCTCAGCCCGCGCCAGCCTGATGGTGCGACTCGACCTCAGCGAACGGCAGGCGGATGCTGTGTTGGCCATGCCCCTGAGGCGTCTGACTGGACTGGAACAGGAAAGCCTGCGCCAGGAGCTGGACGAGCTTCAAGCGGAACGTCAACGACTCAAGTTGCTCTTGGACAACCGGGATCAACTGCTGGACGCGATGGTGACAGAGCTCAAAGCATTGAAAAAACGCTTCAGCACCCCGCGTCGAACCCGCCTGGTGGAGGGCGGTGATGCCCTGATAGCCGAACGGGCAGCCAGCCAACGCCCGAACACAGAACTGCTGCGTCAGCAGGCCCTGGCCGCATTGCCCGGAGATGGTCGGGTGCTGATCCAGGCCGATGGACAAGTGAAAATCATCACCCCTCAGGTGCTGGGCCGGCTGCACCTCAATGATCCTTGCCCCATTGGTGATGCACCATCTCCAGCGCAGGTGATCTTGCCAATCGAACCACCACCGCGGCTGCTGGCCGTGAGTGCAAGCGGACGCATTGCCCAAGTGCGCTGGGAGTTTGCAGGACAACAGCCAGGCCCAATCGAGCGTTTCCTTCCCACCGGCCTCGACGGAGACACGATCGTTTCGCTGCTGTCGTTGCCCAGCCAAAACATCGATGCGTTGAGTCTGGGCTTGCTGAGCAGCGATGGTCGTTTCAAGCGACTTCCCCTCAGCGAAGTGGTGGACCTGTCCGGTCGGGCTACCAGCGTTCTCAAATTGAAAGAGGGCGTAGAGCTCAATAGTGCAGTTATCTGTCGCGACCAAGGAACACTGATGCTGATGAGCGACATCGGTCGCCTGCTGCGACTGCAAGTCACTGAGGATTCGCTTCCGTTGATGGGTCGATTGGCGCAGGGACCCATGACCATGCGATTGCTCCCCGAGGAACAGATCGTCGGAGCCATCTGCACGGAACAGACACCACTAATGCTGCTCAGCCAACGGGGATTGGTCGCGAGAATCGACTGTTCAGGCCTGCGCTACAACCAACGGGGCGATCTCGGCAGCATGGCCATACAGGTTGATGCTGAATCTGATCGCTTGGTCGGTATCAGCGCTGGAACAGGACTTGTCGGTGTGCGCACCAGCAAAGACCGTCACGGACGCTTGGATCCGGACGACATCAACATCTCAAACCCCGGAGAGAAACTGACAGAACAGACGTCTCTTCAGGACGGAGAAACCATCGTTAAAGTGATCAACGCCATTCAACCGAATCCCTAACCCACGATCAAGAGCTGCAATTCTGCTCTAACCATTGGAAATAATCTTCGTCGATTCCACCGGTCACATAGTGGCCATCAAAACAAGACATCTCGAGATCTTTGATCTCAGTTTTCTCAACAATGCTTTCTAACAAGTTCTCAACGGTCTGATAAACAACATAATCAGCACCGAGAACATCTGAAATCTCATCACTGGTTCGTCCGTGGGCAAGTAGTTCCGCCCGAGTCGGCATGTTGATCCCATAAACATTTGGATAGCGAACTGGCGGGGCAGCAGACGTAAAGGTCACCTGGTTGGCACCAGCGCTGCGTGCCATCTGAACAATCTCGCGAGAAGTTGTACCACGAACAATTGAATCGTCGACGATCAAGACATTCTTGCCGGCAAATTCAGTGCCGAGAGCGTTGAGTTTTTGCCGCACGGATTTCTTTCGCTCCGCTTGACCCGGCATGATAAATGTGCGGCCGACATAGCGGTTCTTGTAAAAACCTTCGCGATACTCAATGCCCAATTGCTTGGCCACCTGCATCGCCGAAGGCCTTGCCGAATCAGGAATCGGCATCACAACATCGATATCACCAGCCGGTAACGTTGCGGCAATAGTTTGAGCCAAACGATCACCCATTCGCAGCCGCGACTCATAAACCGAAATACCGTTCATGAGGGAATCTGGCCGCGCCAAATACACGTACTCAAAAGCACAGGGAATCAACCGAGGAGACTCGGCACACTGACGCTGGTGCAGGTTCAAATCAACGTCAATAAACACCGCCTCGCCAGGGTCAACATCGCGAACGATCTCGTAGCCGCTGTTTTCAATCACCAACGATTCACTGGCGACAATCCACTCCTCACGACCCTGTTCAGACAATCGCCTGCCGAGAATCAAAGGCCGAATTCCGTAGGGATCCCGGAAGGCCAGCATTCCGTGGCCCGCAATCAAAGCGATCGCTGCATAGGACCCCTGAACGCGGTGATGCAGTGACACCACCGCATCAAACAACTGATCCGGTGTCAAATCACCGCCTGTGAGTTGAGATTGAATCTCCGTGGCCAACACATTGACCAGCATCTCCGTATCGCTGCTCGAATTGGTATGACGACGATCAATCTTGAAAAGATCCTGCTCAAGCTGATGGGTGTTGGTGAGATTGCCGTTATGCACAAAAGTGATGCCATAGGGGGCATTCACATAGAACGGCTGAACTTCCTCTTCTGACGCAGCAGCGCCACGGGTGGCATAGCGAACGTGACCGATCCCGGCATTCCCCAACAGCTTTCGCATATCTCGGGTGCGAAAAGCTTCACGCACACGTCCCCTTTGTTTATGCACATGGAAGGTGTGATTGTCCATCGTGACAATCCCTGCTGAGTCCTGACCACGGTGCTGAAGCAGAAGAAGATTGTCGTAAATCTGTTGGTTGACTGAGTCAACACAGAACATTCCGATAATGCCGCACATGATGAATCCGAAGTCAGCTAGATAAGGAAGAGAAACGACCGTCAGGCAACGCCTGACTCAATCACTCCGAATGCATCCGTCGGGACAACGCATCACGGAAAACAGCAGCACAGCGTTGCACCTCAAGATCGAGCTGAACAGCAGATTCGGATCGAATCACCAATCGAGCCTGCGCCGTAACACTGCCCAGCGGGGTAACGCAGAGCGCTGGATTGGATCCGATCAACTGCTCCCATGCAGGGAGACGAGCTGCCTTCACCGACACAATCACCCGGCTGCCGCCTTCGGCGAACAGCACCCGCTCTAGGCGCGCCGATCCTATAGAAAGCGTCACGTTGATGCCCAGATCAGAGGCGATGCAGGCTTCAGCCAACGCCACTGCCAAGCCGCCATCACTGCAGTCGTGGGCGGAGGCCAACAGACCTTGAGCAATGGCCTCACGCACCAGACGCCCCACCGCTGATTCGACGGCAAGATCGGGCTTTGGCGGTCGTCCGGCCAAGGAGCCAAGGGTCTGCTGCTGATAGGCACTGCCCGCCAAACCAAGGCTGGGGTTGGCACCGTCCTCGGGAGGAACACCGATGAGGAAGATCGCATCGCCGGGCTGTTGCCAGGCCAAGCCAGTCACACGGCTGATGTCATCCACACTGCCAACCATGCCGATTACCGGCGTGGGGTGGATCGGTTGCATGGTGCCGTCGTCCTGTTTGGTCTCGTTGTAGAGCGAGACATTGCCGCCAGTAACGGGTGTGTTGAGGGCGCGGCAGGCATCGGAGATCCCTCGACAGGCCATGGCCAGCTGCCAGAACCCCTTGGGTGTTTCCGGTGACGGGAAATTGAGGTTGTCGGTCACCGCCAAGGGCTCCGCCCCCACGCAACTCAGGTTGCGTGCCGCTTCTGCGACGGCCGCCTGAGCGCCGCGTTCGGGATCCAGGGCAACCCAACGGTTGGGGCAATCCACCGTGGCGGCAACACCACGATTGGATGCGGCCATGGATCCATCGCCTTGCTGGGGTCTCAGACGCACCACAGCAGCATCAGCGGCACCGGATGAGACCACCGTGTTGGCCAGCACCTGCTGGTCGTACTGACGGTGAACCCACTGCTTGCTTGCAATGGTGGGGTCATCTAGAAGCTGAAGCAGGGCTGCCGTGGCATCGGTCAGCTCCGGAAGTTCCTGATCGGTCCAACTCCAAAGAGCCTGAAGGTCTGCCGGGGGCTCTTGCAACAGAGCATGTTTTTCGATCGGGGTGTCATCGGCAAGAGCCGTGGCCGGCACCTCAGCGGCAACGGCACCGTGATGCAACACCCGAACAATCGGTTCCTGGAGCACCTTGCCCACAACCGCCGCCTGCAATCCCCAGCGACGGAACCGCTGCATCAAAGCGTCCTCACGCCCGGCCTTCACCACGAACAACATCCGTTCCTGGGACTCGGATAACAGGAACTCATAAGCCGTCATCCCCGCTTCACGGGCCGGAACACGATCGAGATCCAGTTCCACCCCTAAGCCCCCTTTGGCGGCCATTTCCGAACAGCTACAGGTCAGACCAGCGGCGCCCATGTCCTGCGCTGCCACCACATCACCACTGGCGAAGGCTTCAAGACAGGCTTCGATCAGCCCTTTCTCCAGAAAGGGATCCCCCACCTGAACGGCGGGGCGATCATCCAAGGAATCAGCACTGAGCTCAGCGCTGGCAAAGCTGGCTCCCCCCATGCCATCCCGACCGGTGGTGCTTCCCACATACACCACGGGATTGCCAACGCCGATCGCGCCAGATTTGACGATCTCCTCGGTCTCCATCAATCCGAGGGCCATGGCATTCACCAGCGGATTGCCGGAATAGGAGGGATCAAAGGCCACCTCACCGCCCACCGTCGGCACCCCAACGCAGTTGCCGTAATGAGCAATGCCGGCCACAACGCCTTCCATCAGGCCAACGTTGGCGGGATCCTCAAGGGGACCGAAGCGCAGGGCGTTCAGCAGCGCGATCGGACGGGCGCCCATCGTGAAGATGTCACGCAGGATGCCGCCCACCCCTGTTGCGGCCCCCTGAAAGGGTTCGACGGCGGAAGGGTGGTTGTGGCTTTCGATCTTGAAAGCCAACCGGTGACCCTCTCCGAGATCGACCACACCGGCGTTTTCACCAGGGCCCACCAGGATGCGTGGTCCCTCAGTGGGGAAGCCACTCAGCAAGGGCCGGGAATTGCGATAACAGCAGTGTTCGGACCACATCACACCGAACATGCCCAGCTCAGCTCGATTCGGCTCGCGACCAAGCCGCCTACAGATCTCATCCCAGTCACTGGACTTGAGCCCTTCCTGCTTCAGGGCTGCAGCTATCTCGTACGCAGGGGAGGAAACCACGAATCGCGGAGCACCTCCCCCCAGTGTTGCCGACCGCCCGTCAGACCCAGGGGTCTTCGTCTTCGCGGCGGCGGCGGGAGGGGGGCTCGTCCCAGCTTTCGTCGTCCCAAACCTCAGGTCCAGAGACGTCCTCTGATTCTTCGTCGTCAAGCGAAGAACGCCTGGTTTCCGATCGCAGCTCATCAATGGGCGCGTCGTCCAACCAACCCTCCAGGCGATCGCCCGCACGGTCGCCCATGGAACGCAACTGGTCCCGCCAGTTTTGGGTGCGTTGGAGCAGATCCTGACGAACGCTGGCGCGGGCCATCGGCAGATCATCCAGTCCCATCAGGCCGGTTTGGATCTGACCCGGTTGTTGATCAAGGATGCGATCGGGAGCCAAACGCCATCGAGAACTCCCCGGCAGACGCGGGTCGCTGCGGGCAATGAGGTAATGAAGAATCGAGCCATCGGCCGCTCGAAAATCAAGGTCGACAACACTGCCGATACGCTCACCGTCGCGGTCCAGCAAGGCTGCATCCATCAGCGTTGGCAAACGCTCCAAGGTCACCTGATCGGTGACCGCCGGCTCGCCACGCACAAAAACCTGTTGATCGCTCAAACCACAACACTGGTTCAAACGCCAGACATCCCGCGACATGCGCAGGGCCGATGGACGGCTGACCCAGCCCAGCAGACGATGCACCGGCGGATGCATCCAAGCCATGACCCCAGGCCCGTGATCCAGACCCAGATCACAACGGACCGTATGACTCAGAAGATCACTGAGAAGCAGCTGATCCGGTAGCGACACATCAGGAACGAATCTGAACGGGCATCACCAAATAGGTGAAAGCTTCAGGCACTTCATCGGAGCGGAGCACGGCCGGCGTGGTGGGCGCGTTGCAGTGCAGAACAATCCGATCAGAGCCCATAGCTTTCAGGCCATCCAGCAGATAGCGAACGTTGAAGGCAATCTGCATGGCATCACCCTCCAGGTTGGCGGGAAGCGACTCAGAGCCACTGCCCACATCCTGCGCATCTGCACTGATCTGGACAACACCGTCCTCAGGCTGACTGCTGAATTTCACAACGTTGTTGTGTTGATCAGCCAGCACAGCAATCCGCTCCAAAGCAGCGATCAGAGCGCGACGCTCCATTCCAAAGGTACGGGTGAAACCATCAGGGATCAGCTGGCCGTAGTTGGGATAGGTGCCTTCCAGGGTGCGGCTGGTAACCATCTGGTCGGCCGCAAGAAACACCACCTGACCACGATCACAGAACAAACTGACGGGTTCATCGGACCGCCAGGACGCCATCAGCCGCTCCACCTCGCGCAGCGAGCGCGATGGGAGCGTCACCGCGAAACCCTCGTCGTCTACAGCGTCGACAACAGCCGCATCCTGCAGAGCATCATCAACATTGAGCACGGCAAGACGGTGACCATCGGTGGCAGCCGCTTCCAGAGCCCGCTGGTTGAACTTGAGATGCACACCGGTGAGCAGTTGCTTCGCTTCGTCAGCGCTGCTGGCAAACAGGGTGCCTTTGAGCGCCTGCACCAACCGTTCAGGTTGCAGTTTGAGCGTCATGCCGCTTTCCACCATCGGAAGGTCGGGATAGTCATCGGCGCTCATGCCGCGCATCTGATAGCTGCCGCTGAGGCAGGTGAGCTGAACCTGCTCACCGGAATCATCAACGGCGAGTGTGATCGGAGAGTCGCTGGATAAGCGGGAAACGATCTCTCCCAGCAACCGGGCTGGAAGTGTGATGGCACCGCTGGTTTCAACGCTGGCGGCGAGAGAGGTCTGAATTCCGAGGCTTAAGTCAAAACCAGTGAGGCTGAGGCGGTTGCTGCCAGCATCGGCGGTGAGCAACA contains:
- a CDS encoding tetratricopeptide repeat protein, giving the protein MLRRIGFRRTLAAALVVLGGWFGTPAANALIPYVYLPTEKELKGSSIGIGRTAAQLLQLGQAKEAARRAALAVRLNPNDERFWSILAEAQLRNNNLKDASRSLARAKQLNPEKAGLWFAEAAIALRAERPNNAVLLISRGLQLDPNNAAAYFDLGNARIMQGVLPLALKSFEKATALKPEFWEALNNQALVLYEMGQRQEAVRRWRRVLKLEPNAEPMLALAAALHQQGEQTEAIQLASRALAQNPNYVLPLHQTEQLWGVRIREATAQLLSETELTNSVERAQANATWKNRH
- the purF gene encoding amidophosphoribosyltransferase encodes the protein MCGIIGMFCVDSVNQQIYDNLLLLQHRGQDSAGIVTMDNHTFHVHKQRGRVREAFRTRDMRKLLGNAGIGHVRYATRGAAASEEEVQPFYVNAPYGITFVHNGNLTNTHQLEQDLFKIDRRHTNSSSDTEMLVNVLATEIQSQLTGGDLTPDQLFDAVVSLHHRVQGSYAAIALIAGHGMLAFRDPYGIRPLILGRRLSEQGREEWIVASESLVIENSGYEIVRDVDPGEAVFIDVDLNLHQRQCAESPRLIPCAFEYVYLARPDSLMNGISVYESRLRMGDRLAQTIAATLPAGDIDVVMPIPDSARPSAMQVAKQLGIEYREGFYKNRYVGRTFIMPGQAERKKSVRQKLNALGTEFAGKNVLIVDDSIVRGTTSREIVQMARSAGANQVTFTSAAPPVRYPNVYGINMPTRAELLAHGRTSDEISDVLGADYVVYQTVENLLESIVEKTEIKDLEMSCFDGHYVTGGIDEDYFQWLEQNCSS
- the dnaN gene encoding DNA polymerase III subunit beta is translated as MKVVCSQSELNGALQLVSRAVATRPTHPVLANVLLTADAGSNRLSLTGFDLSLGIQTSLAASVETSGAITLPARLLGEIVSRLSSDSPITLAVDDSGEQVQLTCLSGSYQMRGMSADDYPDLPMVESGMTLKLQPERLVQALKGTLFASSADEAKQLLTGVHLKFNQRALEAAATDGHRLAVLNVDDALQDAAVVDAVDDEGFAVTLPSRSLREVERLMASWRSDEPVSLFCDRGQVVFLAADQMVTSRTLEGTYPNYGQLIPDGFTRTFGMERRALIAALERIAVLADQHNNVVKFSSQPEDGVVQISADAQDVGSGSESLPANLEGDAMQIAFNVRYLLDGLKAMGSDRIVLHCNAPTTPAVLRSDEVPEAFTYLVMPVQIRS
- the purL gene encoding phosphoribosylformylglycinamidine synthase subunit PurL, with translation MVSSPAYEIAAALKQEGLKSSDWDEICRRLGREPNRAELGMFGVMWSEHCCYRNSRPLLSGFPTEGPRILVGPGENAGVVDLGEGHRLAFKIESHNHPSAVEPFQGAATGVGGILRDIFTMGARPIALLNALRFGPLEDPANVGLMEGVVAGIAHYGNCVGVPTVGGEVAFDPSYSGNPLVNAMALGLMETEEIVKSGAIGVGNPVVYVGSTTGRDGMGGASFASAELSADSLDDRPAVQVGDPFLEKGLIEACLEAFASGDVVAAQDMGAAGLTCSCSEMAAKGGLGVELDLDRVPAREAGMTAYEFLLSESQERMLFVVKAGREDALMQRFRRWGLQAAVVGKVLQEPIVRVLHHGAVAAEVPATALADDTPIEKHALLQEPPADLQALWSWTDQELPELTDATAALLQLLDDPTIASKQWVHRQYDQQVLANTVVSSGAADAAVVRLRPQQGDGSMAASNRGVAATVDCPNRWVALDPERGAQAAVAEAARNLSCVGAEPLAVTDNLNFPSPETPKGFWQLAMACRGISDACRALNTPVTGGNVSLYNETKQDDGTMQPIHPTPVIGMVGSVDDISRVTGLAWQQPGDAIFLIGVPPEDGANPSLGLAGSAYQQQTLGSLAGRPPKPDLAVESAVGRLVREAIAQGLLASAHDCSDGGLAVALAEACIASDLGINVTLSIGSARLERVLFAEGGSRVIVSVKAARLPAWEQLIGSNPALCVTPLGSVTAQARLVIRSESAVQLDLEVQRCAAVFRDALSRRMHSE
- a CDS encoding DNA topoisomerase (ATP-hydrolyzing) subunit A encodes the protein MAEERVQPIALHQEMQRSYLEYAMSVIVGRALPDARDGLKPVQRRILYAMQELGLTPDRPYRKCARVVGDVLGKYHPHGDQAVYDALVRLVQTFSSRHPLLDGHGNFGSVDDDPPAAMRYTETRLAPISHQAMLEEIGEDTVDFAPNFDGSQQEPTVLPAQLPFLLLNGCSGIAVGMATSIPPHNLGEVVDGLIALIHKPELSDDKLLELVPGPDFPTGGEVLISSGLRDTYLHGRGSIPMRGVAHTEEVQLGKGRHKRNAVVVTELPYQLSKAGWIEKLAESVNDGKIGGIADIRDESDREGMRVVVELRRDADPEKVLKDLQRRTALQSNFGSILLALVDGHPQQLSLRQLLQTFLDFRELTLIRRTSHALRKTEDRLEVVEGLITALNNLQAVIAMIQEANDAASARASLMVRLDLSERQADAVLAMPLRRLTGLEQESLRQELDELQAERQRLKLLLDNRDQLLDAMVTELKALKKRFSTPRRTRLVEGGDALIAERAASQRPNTELLRQQALAALPGDGRVLIQADGQVKIITPQVLGRLHLNDPCPIGDAPSPAQVILPIEPPPRLLAVSASGRIAQVRWEFAGQQPGPIERFLPTGLDGDTIVSLLSLPSQNIDALSLGLLSSDGRFKRLPLSEVVDLSGRATSVLKLKEGVELNSAVICRDQGTLMLMSDIGRLLRLQVTEDSLPLMGRLAQGPMTMRLLPEEQIVGAICTEQTPLMLLSQRGLVARIDCSGLRYNQRGDLGSMAIQVDAESDRLVGISAGTGLVGVRTSKDRHGRLDPDDINISNPGEKLTEQTSLQDGETIVKVINAIQPNP
- a CDS encoding RNA methyltransferase, with protein sequence MSLPDQLLLSDLLSHTVRCDLGLDHGPGVMAWMHPPVHRLLGWVSRPSALRMSRDVWRLNQCCGLSDQQVFVRGEPAVTDQVTLERLPTLMDAALLDRDGERIGSVVDLDFRAADGSILHYLIARSDPRLPGSSRWRLAPDRILDQQPGQIQTGLMGLDDLPMARASVRQDLLQRTQNWRDQLRSMGDRAGDRLEGWLDDAPIDELRSETRRSSLDDEESEDVSGPEVWDDESWDEPPSRRRREDEDPWV